One segment of Brassica napus cultivar Da-Ae chromosome C3, Da-Ae, whole genome shotgun sequence DNA contains the following:
- the LOC125584130 gene encoding uncharacterized protein LOC125584130, with amino-acid sequence MSIAMDRALMALSLEEEEEEPFTMPDRLGFTSVEENRLSLMGRTLNPECQRMSGLITTMPRKWQKEGKVRGIALSQERFQFIFNTEHDLLDVLEKGVQTFNEWPMVLERWVENPPEDYLQYFPLWVRISHIPEEYYTIEALTTLGDMIGKVRVVAFDPLKPVTQPYIRVQVIFNVANPLRMARVINRKGGKSATIHFDYEQVQKRCFTCKRLNHEKTICPIEVRKRQAEAQARRNKAKMVAPPTPVTLTKDDPLFGILDESQVGLDPLSGRPKIAKEVLQEMRRYMVANTGEDRAIKMDRVRSTVREAESDPRAQRTVLRLEVPPIVTSDLNRGKDLVFDYGDKGQKKVSFELNEKPEKLMAGAIKAFKPQFVSSDPILGIGHSDASNVASVQRSYSDSPTVFQIGSMEPGSSGTITRKQYVRRRPPKGIRKAAALALMDQSQEDVEDRREGKQEVGSKKRKKMESGTGGRSTPKAQCLTTIPSEGLSKDQ; translated from the coding sequence ATGTCTATTGCTATGGATAGGGCTTTAATGGCTCTGTctctggaagaagaagaagaagagccctTCACTATGCCAGATCGTCTGGGCTTCACTTCTGTCGAGGAAAATCGCCTTAGTCTCATGGGGAGAACCTTGAATCCGGAGTGTCAGCGTATGTCTGGGCTTATAACTACTATGCCTCGCAAATGGCAAAAGGAAGGGAAAGTCAGGGGTATAGCTTTATCCCAAGAAAGGTTCCAGTTCATCTTCAACACTGAACATGACCTTCTGGACGTACTGGAAAAAGGTGTACAAACCTTTAATGAATGGCCGATGGTGCTGGAACGCTGGGTTGAGAACCCGCCGGAGGATTATCTCCAGTATTTTCCTCTGTGGGTAAGGATCAGTCATATACCAGAGGAATACTACACAATAGAGGCGTTAACTACCCTGGGTGATATGATTGGAAAAGTGAGAGTTGTGGCTTTTGACCCCCTGAAGCCGGTTACGCAGCCGTACATCCGGGTCCAAGTTATCTTCAACGTCGCTAATCCGCTGAGAATGGCTAGAGTCATAAATCGCAAGGGAGGAAAGTCGGCCACCATTCACTTTGATTATGAACAGGTTCAGAAGAGATGCTTCACGTGCAAGCGCCTCAATCATGAAAAGACAATATGTCCAATTGAAGTGAGGAAACGTCAAGCTGAAGCCCAAGCGAGGAGAAACAAAGCTAAAATGGTGGCTCCTCCTACTCCCGTGACCCTAACCAAGGATGACCCTCTCTTTGGCATCTTGGATGAGTCGCAGGTGGGTCTGGATCCACTCTCAGGAAGACCAAAAATTGCTAAAGAAGTACTTCAGGAAATGAGAAGATACATGGTTGCGAACACAGGGGAAGACAGAGCCATCAAAATGGACAGAGTGAGGTCTACGGTTAGAGAAGCTGAATCAGATCCAAGAGCTCAGAGGACTGTGCTTCGCCTTGAAGTTCCCCCCATTGTAACAAGTGACCTTAACAGAGGAAAAGACTTGGTGTTTGACTATGGagacaaaggccagaagaaggtcTCTTTCGAGCTAAATGAAAAGCCAGAAAAGCTCATGGCGGGGGCTATCAAAGCTTTCAAACCCCAGTTCGTCTCAAGTGATCCTATACTTGGGATTGGCCACTCAGATGCAAGCAATGTAGCCAGTGTACAGAGGTCCTATTCTGATAGTCCTACGGTTTTCCAAATAGGTTCTATGGAGCCTGGATCTTCCGGGACTATCACCAGGAAACAGTACGTGAGGCGCCGGCCTCCAAAAGGAATCAGAAAGGCAGCGGCTCTGGCTTTGATGGACCAATCTCAGGAAGATGTGGAAGATAGGAGGGAAGGTAAGCAGGAGGTAGGAagcaaaaagagaaagaagatggaGTCAGGAACGGGTGGAAGGTCTACCCCTAAGGCGCAATGCCTTACGACGATCCCAAGTGAGGGATTGTCCAAAGACCAATGA
- the LOC106386570 gene encoding putative U-box domain-containing protein 46, which produces MEESTAESTAENADTLRMELKKTMTEILGDGGVSEDRGEADGSSRVLKAIDEAVRILNRLREVESKMAESADTSSSSPAASVLQVPKEFKCMLSRAIMSEPVVIASGQTYEKRYIQQWLMYKQTCPKTKEVLSHRLWSPNHLVDELIAQWCQANKYDRPEASDAPIGLFSDDIDLLLERISSPSSFEDQTKAANELRRQTKRFANVTAFFVAEIPDSITRLLTPLPALGEVIDTYPGLQKDIITALLYISSLEENKTAVAQHPLVIPLLTKSLKKGTAKTRRNSAEALWLLSKLDSNKIIIGNSETLKALVHVIKEDHFTAAISASYAVFHLCCLPENRGKVVSEGLIPALINRIKERSYVYIYFALLALMTAQNGVIEEIENLGFVDGMFSILRNTSCSVTGENGTLIFLRMCGLNTGNRDRERTRLKLIKEEEEKYSTFSKFAKQGSERAVMEAKAILQWIKRSGTGEEP; this is translated from the exons ATGGAGGAATCGACGGCGGAATCAACGGCAGAGAACGCAGATACTCTGAGGATGGAGTTAAAGAAGACGATGACGGAGATTCTCGGCGACGGAGGAGTGAGCGAAGATCGCGGCGAGGCTGACGGAAGTTCTCGAGTCTTGAAAGCAATTGACGAGGCGGTTCGAATCCTGAATCGTCTGAGGGAAGTTGAATCGAAGATGGCGGAGTCTGCTGAtacttcttcgtcttctccagCGGCTTCAGTGCTCCAAGTGCCGAAAGAGTTCAAGTGTATGCTCTCGCGTGCGATCATGAGCGAACCTGTAGTCATTGCTTCTGGCCag ACCTATGAAAAGAGATACATCCAACAGTGGCTGATGTACAAACAGACATGTCCCAAGACCAAAGAAGTCCTCTCCCACCGTTTGTGGTCACCCAACCATTTGGTCGATGAGCTGATTGCGCAATGGTGTCAGGCCAACAAGTACGATCGGCCAGAAGCATCTGATGCACCCATTGGATTGTTCAGCGATGACATAGACCTATTGCTTGAGCGGATCTCCTCTCCCTCCTCATTTGAAGATCAGACAAAAGCTGCAAACGAGTTGCGCCGTCAGACCAAGAGATTTGCCAATGTCACGGCCTTCTTTGTCGCTGAGATCCCTGATTCCATCACACGGTTGCTCACTCCGCTCCCTGCTTTGGGCGAGGTCATTGACACGTACCCGGGACTTCAGAAGGATATCATCACCGCATTGCTTTACATCTCTAGTCTTGAGGAGAACAAAACAGCTGTTGCTCAGCACCCTCTCGTGATCCCACTGCTTACAAAGTCTTTGAAGAAGGGGACAGCTAAGACACGAAGAAACTCTGCAGAGGCGTTATGGCTACTTTCAAAGCTTGATTCTAACAAGATCATCATCGGGAACTCAGAGACACTCAAGGCTTTGGTACATGTCATCAAAGAGGATCATTTCACAGCCGCCATAAGCGCCTCTTATGCTGTTTTCCACCTCTGTTGCCTACCGGAGAACAGGGGCAAAGTGGTTTCAGAAGGTTTGATTCCCGCGCTGATCAACAGGATTAAAGAACGAAGCTATGTGTatatctactttgctctcttggCGCTTATGACTGCACAAAACGGAGTGATTGAAGAAATTGAGAATCTAGGGTTTGTCGATGGTATGTTCAGTATCTTGAGGAATACGAGTTGCTCAGTGACTGGCGAGAACGGTACGTTGATCTTCCTTCGCATGTGCGGTTTGAACACGGGTAACAGAGACAGGGAGAGGACTAGGCTGAAGCTGAtcaaagaagaggaggaaaaatACTCGACATTTTCGAAGTTTGCAAAGCAAGGATCAGAACGTGCAGTGATGGAAGCAAAAGCGATATTGCAGTGGATCAAGAGGTCCGGTACAGGTGAAGAGCCATAA
- the LOC106386569 gene encoding conserved oligomeric Golgi complex subunit 2-like, producing the protein MSDSVASLPSPRSAADVFWDDSRPPLWFNPSPFLSPVFDSESFISDLLRTFVPFDTLRSELRSHVTSLNSELLDRINRDYADFVDLSTKLVDIDATATRMRAPLLELRDEINTFRGSVEAARVARASGLNQRYDAEAAREVLESSLEAFRVVSKVEKLIQEQQDGASTRETQSMVLERIASELNRIKFYMDHAQNLPFIENLEKRIQSASVLFDASLRHCFVVGLNKRDSIVIYNCLRAYAASDNIKNAEEIFRATIVAPFMRKVIAHEAHDGTSGDELENDYRQIKLFIAKDCEMLLEISSNDKSGLHVFNFLANSILKEVLSAIQKVKPGVFSPGRPTEFLKNYKASLDFLAHLEGYYPSRSAVTKFRAEAICIEFMKQWNVGVYFSLRFQEIAGGLVSSLSSASLVFIQDSDSDKQSSPTLMLRQSVTLLESLRSCWKEDVLVFTAADKFLRLALQLLSRYCNWVSSAVNARKSNASLTPRCEWAVSATAEDFVYVIHDVNCVVSEVRGDYIGHISHYLSSCSSEVLDLVRKSMLQGVESLDNVLPLVKKTIIEVIVDKSVEELSQLKGIAATCMMSNKPVPIRHSPYVVGLLRPLKAFLEGDKARHYLTHETREELLLGTLTEMTRRYYELAAGRLSDARKTETYLQKSRQNAQKRAGAAASGVTDHNESGTEKMCMQLFLDLQEYGRNICALGLNPADIEPYCSLWKCVAPPDRQNTISV; encoded by the exons ATGTCAGATTCAGTCGCGTCGTTGCCGTCTCCGAGATCAGCCGCAGACGTATTCTGGGATGACTCTCGTCCTCCTCTATGGTTCAACCCTTCCCCCTTCCTCTCCCCAGTCTTCGACTCCGAGTCCTTCATCTCAGACCTCCTCCGTACGTTCGTCCCCTTCGACACTCTCCGATCCGAGCTCCGATCACACGTTACATCTCTCAACAGCGAACTCCTTGACCGCATCAATCGAGACTACGCCGATTTCGTGGATTTGAGCACTAAGCTCGTCGATATCGACGCTACTGCAACCCGCATGCGAGCTCCCCTCCTTGAGCTCCGTGATGAGATTAATACGTTTCGTGGATCTGTGGAGGCGGCACGTGTCGCACGTGCGAGTGGATTAAACCAACGTTACGATGCGGAGGCTGCAAGGGAGGTTTTGGAATCGTCGCTCGAGGCTTTTCGTGTGGTGTCTAAG GTTGAAAAACTTATACAAGAGCAGCAAGACGGCGCATCCACGAGGGAAACACAGAGCATGGTTTTAGAAAGAATAGCTAGTGAATTGAATCGGATCAAGTTTTATATGGATCATGCACAG AACTTGCCTTTCATTGAGAACTTAGAGAAGAGGATTCAGAGCGCTAGTGTGTTATTTGATGCTAGCTTGCGTCATTGCTTCGTTGTCGGGCTTAACAAGAGAGACTCCATCGTCATTTACAACTGTCTACGTGCATATGCTGCCTCTGATAACATTAAGAACGCAGAAGAAATTTTTCGTGCAACCATTGTGGCTCCATTTATGCGTAAAGTTATTGCACATGAAGCACATGATGGAACATCGGGAGATGAACTTGAAAACGATTACAGACAGATCAAGCTTTTCATTGCCAAGGACTGTGAAATGCTGCTAGAGATATCTTCCAATG ACAAATCGGGGTTGCATGTCTTCAACTTCTTGGCAAACTCAATCCTGAAAGAAGTTCTCTCGGCAATCCAGAAAGTCAAACCAGGAGTGTTTTCTCCTGGAAGGCCTACCGAGTTCTTGAAGAATTACAAGGCAAGCTTGGATTTCCTGGCACACCTTGAAG gtTATTATCCGTCAAGGTCTGCTGTAACTAAGTTTCGAGCTGAAGCGATATGTATCGAATTCATGAAGCAATGGAATGTGGGAGTGTACTTTTCACTGAG GTTTCAGGAGATAGCTGGAGGCTTGGTTTCTTCTCTTAGTTCTGCTTCTCTGGTATTCATTCAGGATTCTGACTCGGATAAACAGAGTTCACCCACCTTAATGCTTAGACAGAGCGTTACTCTTTTGGAGAGCTTGCGATCATGCTGGAAAGAAGATGTTCTCGTTTTCACTGCTGCTGATAAATTTCTTCGCTTGGCTTTGCAGCTTCTTTCGAG ATATTGCAACTGGGTGTCTTCTGCGGTGAATGCTAGAAAGAGTAATGCCAGCCTGACTCCTCGATGTGAATGGGCAGTTTCAGCCACTGCAGAGGATTTTGTGTAT GTTATACATGATGTAAATTGTGTAGTCTCAGAAGTTCGTGGTGATTACATTGGACATATATCACACTATTTATCTTCATGCTCCTCTGAGGTTCTGGATTTGGTGAGGAAGAGCATGCTACAGGGTGTAGAATCATTAGATAACGTCCTACCTTTGGTTAAGAAGACTATTATTGAAGTCATTGTTGATAAATCTGTTGAG GAACTAAGTCAGCTCAAGGGAATAGCCGCAACATGTATGATGTCTAATAAACCAGTGCCTATTAGGCATTCACCGTACGTGGTTGGACTATTGCGCCCTCTAAAG GCCTTTTTGGAGGGAGACAAGGCTAGACATTACTTGACCCACGAAACAAGGGAGGAGTTATTGCTTGGCACTCTCACTGAAATGACCAGGCGGTATTATGAACTAGCTGCTGGACGTCTAAGCGAC GCgagaaaaacagagacataTCTTCAGAAATCACGACAAAATGCACAGAAACGAGCAGGTGCAGCAGCATCAGGTGTAACTGACCACAATGAATCTGGAACAGAGAAGATGTGTATGCAGTTGTTCCTTGATCTTCAG GAGTATGGCCGAAACATTTGTGCGTTGGGGTTGAATCCGGCAGATATCGAGCCTTATTGTTCCCTCTGGAAATGCGTTGCACCTCCGGATAGGCAAAACACAATTAGTGTTTGA
- the LOC106386575 gene encoding 40S ribosomal protein S16-3 — MATQAAKQSVQCFGRKKTAVAVTHCKPGCGMIKLNGSPIELFNPEILRFKIFEPVLLLGKHRFAGVDMRIRVKGGGHTSQVYAIRQSIAKALVAFYQKYVDEQSKKEVKDILIRYDRTLLVADPRRCEPKKFGGRGARSRFQKSYR; from the coding sequence ATGGCGACTCAAGCGGCTAAACAATCCGTTCAATGCTTCGGGCGTAAGAAGACAGCAGTGGCTGTAACCCACTGCAAGCCTGGATGCGGTATGATCAAGCTCAACGGCTCCCCGATCGAGCTGTTCAACCCAGAGATCCTCCGTTTCAAGATCTTCGAGCCAGTCCTTCTCCTCGGCAAGCACCGTTTCGCTGGCGTCGACATGAGGATCCGTGTCAAGGGTGGTGGTCACACTTCCCAGGTCTACGCCATCCGTCAGAGTATCGCCAAGGCGCTCGTGGCGTTCTACCAGAAGTACGTGGACGAGCAGTCGAAGAAGGAGGTGAAGGATATCCTTATCCGTTACGATAGGACTCTCCTTGTGGCGGATCCGAGGAGGTGCGAGCCGAAGAAGTTTGGTGGGCGTGGTGCTCGCTCCCGTTTCCAGAAGAGTTACCGTTAA
- the LOC106386572 gene encoding pentatricopeptide repeat-containing protein At5g18390, mitochondrial encodes MFLLRRYTKRSLFSISTLDFIPFDESIIRHFTSLEPLQSSDSNPASTKGDYFAAINHVVNLVRREIHPERSLNRLRLPVTSEFVFRVLRATSRSANDSLRFFNWARSNPSYTPTSMEYEQLAKSLALHKKYESMWKILKQMKDLSLDISGETLCFIIEQYGKNGHVDQAVELFNGVGKILGCQQTVEVYNSLLHALCEVRMFHGAYALIRRMIRKGIKPDKRTYSILVNGWCSAGKMKEAQEFLDEMSRKGFNPPARGRDLLIEGLLNAGYLESAKEMVNKMTKGGFVPDVQTFNTLIEAISKTGEVEFCVEMYYTACKLGLSVDIDTYKTLIPAVSKIGKIDEAFRLLNNCVEDGHKPFPSLYAPIIKGMCRNGMFDDAFSFFSDMKVKAHPPNRPVYTMLITMCGRGGKFVDAANYLVEMTEMGLVPISRCFDMVTDGLKNSGKHDLAMQIEQLEVQLRGV; translated from the coding sequence ATGTTTCTCCTCCGCCGTTATACCAAAAGAAGCCTCTTTTCTATCTCCACCCTCGATTTCATACCCTTCGATGAATCAATTATTCGTCATTTCACCAGTCTCGAGCCTTTGCAAAGCTCCGATTCAAACCCAGCATCAACCAAAGGAGACTACTTCGCCGCGATCAACCACGTCGTCAACCTCGTCCGCCGCGAAATCCACCCAGAGCGATCCCTGAACCGTCTCCGCCTCCCCGTAACCTCCGAATTCGTGTTCAGAGTCCTCCGCGCCACCTCCCGATCCGCCAACGACTCTCTCCGCTTCTTCAACTGGGCCCGATCAAACCCTAGCTACACGCCGACCTCCATGGAGTACGAGCAGCTCGCAAAGTCCCTAGCTTTGCACAAAAAATACGAATCCATGTGGAAGATCCTCAAGCAGATGAAGGATCTCTCCCTAGACATCTCCGGGGAGACTCTCTGCTTCATCATAGAGCAGTACGGTAAGAACGGACACGTGGATCAAGCCGTTGAGCTTTTCAACGGCGTTGGGAAGATTCTCGGGTGCCAACAAACTGTGGAAGTTTACAACTCTTTGCTCCACGCGCTTTGCGAGGTGAGGATGTTCCACGGAGCTTATGCTTTGATCAGGAGGATGATAAGGAAAGGGATTAAGCCTGATAAGAGGACGTACTCTATATTGGTTAATGGTTGGTGTTCTGCTGGGAAGATGAAGGAGGCTCAGGAGTTTCTTGATGAGATGAGTAGGAAAGGGTTTAACCCTCCGGCGCGTGGCCGTGACTTGCTGATTGAAGGGTTGCTGAATGCTGGTTACTTGGAGTCTGCTAAGGAGATGGTGAACAAGATGActaaaggagggtttgttccTGATGTTCAAACGTTCAACACTCTTATTGAAGCTATAAGTAAAACAGGAGAAGTTGAGTTCTGCGTTGAGATGTATTACACTGCTTGCAAGTTAGGTCTAAGTGTGGATATCGATACTTACAAGACGCTTATACCTGCGGTTTCGAAGATTGGGAAGATAGACGAGGCGTTTCGGCTGTTGAACAACTGTGTGGAAGATGGGCATAAGCCGTTTCCGAGTTTGTATGCTCCTATAATTAAAGGGATGTGTAGGAACGGGATGTTTGATGATGCGTTTAGCTTTTTTAGTGACATGAAGGTGAAGGCTCATCCTCCTAACAGGCCGGTTTACACGATGCTGATAACGATGTGTGGTCGTGGTGGGAAGTTTGTGGATGCGGCTAATTATTTGGTTGAGATGACGGAGATGGGTTTGGTTCCGATATCGAGGTGCTTTGATATGGTGACTGATGGGTTGAAGAATAGTGGGAAGCATGATTTGGCTATGCAGATAGAGCAGTTGGAGGTTCAGCTTAGAGGTGTTTGA
- the LOC106386574 gene encoding anamorsin homolog: MDSMMTQNTVLAVTDDVVLPVSSVLTIMKELAKEGIERCDPIIITQASTISQVPLDASSVDVVLAISRTSDFPSDKIYSEFSRVLKPGCSVYVCASSEGETVELQQTLQKRVALAGFLEAQSLDLKSIKLPNFTFSVGITAKKPTWKIGSSFALKKPAKTTLPKINLDDDLDLIDEDSLLTEEDLKKPQLPVASGCETTKKACKNCVCGRAETEEKAVKLGLTEDQIENPQSSCGSCGLGDAFRCGTCPYKGLPPFKLGEKVTLSQNFLDADF, from the exons ATG GATTCGATGATGACTCAAAATACTGTTTTGGCTGTGACGGATGATGTGGTGTTGCCTGTTAGCTCTGTTCTAACTATAATGAAGGAGCTCGCAAAGGAAGGGATTGAACGTTGTGATCCTATCATCATTACTCAAGCATCCACAATAA GTCAGGTTCCTTTGGATGCTTCCTCAGTGGATGTGGTTTTAGCCATTTCCAGAACATCTGATTTTCCAagtgataaaatatatagtgAGTTCTCGAGAGTTTTGAAGCCTGGTTGTTCAGTTTATGTGTGCGCTAGTTCGGAGGGTGAAACTGTAGAGTTGCAACAG ACCCTTCAAAAGAGAGTAGCGTTGGCTGGTTTTCTGGAGGCACAGTCTCTTGATTTGAAATCAATTAAGTTGCCTAACTTCACCTTCTCCGTTGGG ATTACGGCAAAGAAACCTACTTGGAAGATTGGTTCATCATTTGCTCTCAAAAAGCCTGCAAAAACTACACTCCCGAAGATTAATCTGGACGATGACTTGGATCTTATTGATGAAGACTCTCTTTTGACAGAGGAGGACCTGAAGAAGCCACAGCTTCCTGTTG CTAGTGGTTGTGAGACCACTAAGAAAGCTTGCAAGAACTGCGTCTGTGGTAGAGCTGAGACAGAGGAGAAAGCTGTGAAGCTGGGCCTCACTGAGGATCAAATCGAGAATCCACAGTCATCATGTGGCAGC TGTGGGCTTGGTGATGCCTTCCGCTGCGGTACATGTCCTTACAAGGGTCTCCCACCTTTCAAACTAGGCGAGAAG GTAACCCTTTCTCAAAACTTCCTTGACGCCGACTTCTAA